AATATCAACCTACCGTAAATCTTATATTGACGATAGATCAATGATAGAAATATCGCAGCAAGATTTGTTCCAGAGTACGTTAATTAATAATCGTTGGAATCAACTTATTGGACTGAAAAGAATAGATTGCTAGACCTAAATTAGCCTAATCTATGAATAAGAGAAATAgatgaatgtaaaaattacaCGTTTACAAGATAATTGGATATTTATTACGAGGAAATTGTAATATTCATTTACGAATGATACATTTTGCttcacgtatgtacgtatacattgCAGGCTCACaatgttataatataatataatacctaTTACCAAAAGTGCCTGCGCTGTATCGTGTGCGTGAGATGTAGAGAAACAGAAGGAAAactatattaaaaaaaaaaaaaaaacaatagtaaaaacaaaaaagtactTTAACGAAAAGAcagaaagtttttttctcgAGTCACTAATCAACTGCCATCTCGCTTAGCATATTTCAATGTATATTCAAcagcaataaaatatatatagtgaaaaaatatatatcaacACACatcgtattatttattttctttttggtGACAATGAAGCCGACGGCTGTTGTCATCTAACTGTATCCATACACGGTATGCGTATATGGTATATCTGTTTTAAGCATAAGTACGTATATAACTACGTAGTACGTAtgataagttgaaaaaaatattatacagacAGAATAAACGAATACAGAATATTGTACACAACATCACGTGCGTGATATAACGTATCGTTCCAAATATAAGCAGATGTTTTTTTGTCGTCCTCGTCTTATACGCAGACCCGTCTTATGTGCTGGTAACTAAGAAAAATATCCTGAAACACTGTCTTAGAATCGGTGGTCGCTTTATACTTGGAAACATACGGTatataccttttttttttttaaatactacTAATCTAAGAGTACGCATTGATTCGTACGAGTTTTGTAtgtgaatatatgtatgtgtattatTCTAAGATAAaccattaaaaaaatagaatataaatatatatacgatttttttttttcgaaaatatctatatacatattatattctctttctttcttcgcatctttttgttttgatcTTTTCACCTTTTCTCTACACTTTCTCTCAATTTTATAGTAAATGACGCGCACGTATTAAGCGTGCTCCTGCCTTTGTACATACACGTCTCGATATATATCTAAATTATCTACGAGATATCttcaagtaaattttttttctggaattaAATATATGAGCCGATATGGTTCATTCGTCTTGCTATAATTACCATTACCGATTAAAcatgagaataataatatttcaacaacGTTTTGTAATTCAAGTACGAATATCTATCCGTTTACCGTACACTGCAATTGGTTTGGATGATCGCGTCATAATAGAGGGGAAAACCGTGAATGATTaagtatattatgtataagaaaagaaactGAGACAACCACTCTTACGAATCATTACCTCGAAAGCAAATGACGTGGATTAAGCGTAACAAGGAagtggtaaataaaaatatagtaaGTACAAAATGACGaggaaaatagagaaaaaagaagtgCGACATGGCTAATCTGCAACCTTCGACATTTTCAAGACTTACGTCGCTGAACGAAACATACCGCAAAGTGTTTGTCTTATATGTGAATTAACCGATGATGAATCAAGTACctatgttatacgtatattataagaAATTTATAACTAATAACAGTCTAGTATTGCAGTCGACCAAATTGTTCGTTGGTTCTGGCTTCAGTTAAAAAAGATCCCGATATCCGAATTGACTAAAAGTCTCTTTAAGAATCGAACTTGCGCAAGTCGAAGCCTTGGAAGAGCACTCCGTACGCGTTCAAAGGATTTGAAAACAGATTTTTGACAACTCTTCGAAAAATACTTTGTACATTCTATAACGATGTGTTTAAGTAATCATCTACTTTAgtcgaaaaagagaaagaaaaacaacttaataataaaatcagaaAAGTATAACAAGTCCTACAATAATATATCGATGCTTCAAAGTATCATCACACATcatttgttcgatttttcatttactttttccCCTTTACCCGTTAAGTTATCTAATCTAAATTTTCGTTTCCGCTGGtgagaataataatgataatattaataaaaatatttacgaacGGTTAAATTCGTAAAATGACAAGAAGAGGTGCTAGACGTCTCTATACGAAACTAGCTAAATTAAGTCTCTAAGTTTATAATATATCTCTACTGAGAACTGAGGCATCATGCATGTCTCGAATAACGATCCATCCTCCCATCAGCTGCCATCCGAAGCATTCGACGACGAATCTTCCAGCTCCGGTGCTCCCGGCCCACGATTCAGGACACTGTAAATATCGGTGGCGTGTTTTATAGTCACGTCCGGCTTTGGATCCCCCGCGCAAAGTCTCGGCTTTTCAGTCGTCGGTATCCACACCGTTCCTCCGAGCCCAGCTTCTATACCCCCTGTTCAATCGGTCAAGGGTTACACATCGAACTTTGACCGTGTAGAATCTTATCATTAATTACTCAATCTAATCAACGGTGGAATAATTCAAAGATCGACTAACTTCAATATCAAGTTCATTGCTGATCAGGGTCACCGATTTGACATTGATAAAGAGAAACACGTCAGTCTCTAGAAGAGATTGCGTCAATTGCACAGATCGTTCGATTACCTTGAATGTCGGTTTCAAGCTTATCCCCAACCATGATGCACTCGGCCGGTGTAACTTTCAGGCATTGGCAGGCCTCCTCGAATATCCTCGGGTCAGGTTTTTCCCATGGAAGATCTCCGGAGACTAGAATGAGGTCGAAGTACTGGTTCAAGGAAagcttttgaattttttcccactGTGCGTTGGACGGTCCGTTTGTAATTAAACCGATGAGGTATTTCTTCCTGAGCTGAAGCAACATGGAGACCGTGTCGCCGGTGAGCGCGAGGTAGTGGTATCTCAGCTCCAGCCATCTTTCATAGACGGCTTTGTTCAGGTACGAGTAACTTTCGCCCAGCGCTTTGCTCCACAGTGATATCCTCCAGGCATCTAAACTATACTTTGGATTGTCCGGACATTTTCTAAACTGCTTCAAGTAACCAGTCGTTACTTTGCTTGACAATTCTTGCGGCACTCCGTACTCCTGAGTCAATTCCTCGGACAGCTAAAGTGCGATTGGatggcaaaaaaaagaaaaaaaaaaaaacaaataaacaaacacaCGAATTACAAGTCTTGAATACTTCGACACGTGATGTTTAATTGCGATTGGTGGTAAATATTAAAACTTAGCAATAAagatgaattttaaaagaaatagTCAAGTATGCAAGAGTTTTGCACCATATCCAATAATTCGTTCTCTCTCAAAATGATTGACGTTCTTAGTTTGGAAACaagcaaaaatatatatcaaacTATTCCGTATGCCGATATCATTATTAAATTACTATCGCTaaaacttataaaaaaatttatctgatCGACGATCATTCCATAGTAAGTTTATGCAACTGGGTGCCGAATTCACAactgatgaaataaaaagaaacataaGCAATCGGATGAGATGCCTTgatcgtttttaattttattttttcttattcattaGCTTGAAAGCTGGTTTTTAACTTTCGACAAGGATCAAATTATTGTATACGGCGTAAATATAAGAAGGCAAGGGCGAGAAAGGACGAATGTGATCAGGGATAAAGGCTGTTCAGTAGGACACTATATCATATTAATGATTACCTATAAAATGCATTGATTCATTCAAATCTTTGAGGCGATTATTGGACACTCGAAGTGGCCCCCACGATCACTGCTGTAATCACAACAAAATCAGTTGTGCCAACGACGGACTTAACAAGTACACCACTAGCAGACCTGATTGCAAAATGGGAAAACGATTCTTTGCAATCAAAGAAAGCACAACACCCGTCATAAGATTATTAGGAAGACTATCGGGCGACTCTTTCTTCACCCACTTGGGGGACGTCTCTGGGTTTTTCCCTGCTTCGTTGATCGCAATACATTTTCCCACTTCTGACACACATttggtaataataaaaaatcataaaaatgaaTCTTACTCTTAGTCACTTGTACATTCCTTATCGTTAACTGATACATCAAGCTTACGCTAATTGATTACGATTACCATAAAATGAGAAAGGGAttgcgaaagaaaaacaagaaatgattaatttttttttgaaattatatcgTGTAATTTGTACGTGTAAAAAgatgagaattaaaaaaaaaaaaaaaacatctctcCATCCTTGGTTTTACAAATGTTGGTGTTAAAACTGTTATTAAATCAACTACCGTGTTACTTTTAGTATACAAATATTAATACATACAGAGTATTAccagtaataataaattacgtCATATTTGTACTATTCATAGTGtatgtttattgaaattttgtagatacaaaaataaaaataacacagCCGTTAAAATCGGCACATCAGTCTCTCACACGCGACAAGTTATCGTATAACATAGCATCAATACAGAATTGAGTTTAagtatacataggtatatattaattaaacgtaattcaaaatttgaaaaattacgagaaaaagtacaaaagatggaagaaaagaaaagggaaaaaagagCTGCAAAGAATAACGAGGGCGTAtaggaaatttttgtattgGAAAGATTTTTGCAACAATCTTCGTCAACGGGGTAAAATAAGGGAGGACCATTGGATATCGAAAATCCGTTTTGAAATTACtagtatacatttttttaaaaactctttctttgttttatcacTTAGTAACAGATGTACAGCGtaatacacacgcacacacacacgcacacatttGAGTCTGTGCTAAAAACAGGGAGCACAAATCATGTGACTGTCGTATCCGCAGCTGTTGCCTCCAGCCAAGATGAATCCAATAATCTAATTATACCACGGAATCTAAGCGGTGGAAATACGAGGGCATACGACCAAGGAGATCCTTAGCGAAAGTGATATCTCAAATGCGCTCGGCGTTGTCGTCGATCTATTTTTACTCCCAATAGGGACTAAATATATTCATCAGAATAGTGCATAGTTCATTTGACATGCGCGACTTAGCCAAGTGCAACGGAAAGTCAAACTTGACTAGGAACACGACGGCACTAACGGTATGACTAACAGTTTTGGCTACAAGGCGTGCTATTTTTGACTCTTTTCTTCGAGACATgcttgaattcaaatttggaaAGACAATACATTTCGTTTGACAGTATCGACGTTATCTAAGCTATAaatacagtgaaaaaaaaattaaagaaaatgcCCTTGATACATGAAAGTTTCCTCTTTGCGATACGCCTGAATACTGGTGGCGCCGACTTGGGTAAATAGAAAAGCAAATCTTAATCTCCGAACAGATGTTTCCCAAGCTCCATCATGCGATGCGATCTACAGACAGTCAAGGCGCCGCATTTCTTCAGTACAGCAGCAACGCTTTCATCGGCAGTTACCAAGTGGCAGAGAAGATCTTCGTAGGCGGATTTAACGTTGGGCGGCAGGCCTCCGACCTTgacttttttcaaagtttcaatgATTCCCTCAGCCCAGCCAGATTCAATAGCAAATTCCGACAGCCAAGGAACGAGTTGAAGTACGCCGGCCATTGTCTGCATGCCGAGGAACCATAGCTCCATCATTTCCATCCAATGTTCCTTGTACGATATCGCTACAACCAATTCGGTCGGATCGTTGCTCTCGTCGACGGTGTAGGCGTCCCATAGGAACCTGATGGTCGCCTGAATGTAACGACATATGGAAAAGTCGTTCTTCTTGACGCGTTTGGCCTGCTGCTTCAGCAGAAGAAGTCCGAGTATGGCAAGGTGTCCGTGCAGCACCAGGTTCTCAGGGATCTGCTTGAGCTCAGGCAGGTTGTTGAATATGAACTTCAGCAGCGATATGAACGTCGGCGATTCCTCCACCATCTTGGCCTCTAGCACAGTTATGTTCATCAGAACGTTGCAGACGGAGACCATTGCGGCTCTGGAGTCCTTCATTTCGCTGAGTAGCGCAGGGGCGAGTTCCTTCTCCGGTTCTTTCAGTGCTTTCAACCGTTCTGATCTGGGAACAGGCGGCTTTTTGTAATAGACAATGGTCCAGTGATAAGACAAACACTCGAAAAGCACTTCCTCCTGTTTGTGctttagtaaaatttttcgtgcCTCCTCTTCTACCGCCAGATAGCAAAGCGCCGGCAACAGAAGCCTCAGCACATCGACCTGGCTGAGTGGGTCGTGGACTACAGGCTCGCCTGATGAGTTTCCTTCCTCAGGCTTAGCCGCCGCCTTCGATTTTTCCGACATTTTACGATTTCGATGAGCGTAAAACGTGTCGTTTGCTACCGTCAAGACGTACGGCAGGACCGAGTAAACCTGGGGTCGCATTGCGGACGTTTCTTGAGCCAACCACGCGGCAAGGACGCGGACCATGGCGCAGACGAAGAGGCGCTCCTTTATGCCGGTGAAGTCTTTCATCTTCGAGACGGCGGTGAGAAGGCCTATTACTGCCGCAAATGCGCCCTTCAGCGCCGTGTACAAGGACTGTTTCTCCTTCTGCTCGAGATCCAGCTGATCGCTGGTTATGTAGGCGAGCGATATCTCCAGTATGGTGAAGCACGCCGTTATCAAATCCGCATTGCCGACAACAGCCTTGAGCTGTTTACCCTCCAGTTGCATTCTGACCTCGATCGACGAAAGCTGGACCAGCAGCAGGAAGAACACCTTGGGCTTCTCCTCGTCCGAAAGCGCCCACTCGACGCCGAGCAGCTCAAGCATTACAGCTGCGAGTTTAAGTGCCGGGTCCCTTTGATTCTTGCCGATTCTTGAGCCCAGGATGTCGTTCAGTGCCTTGTGGATGCTTCCCGGCCAGGACTCCTCCTTGGACGTCTCCTCGATGGCGTTTTGCCTGCATGACGAAAGCAGCGCCTGGAGTATGGTACAGACCTCGAATTTGCGCTCCGTATGGTCTGTTTCAAAGTCCAAAGCGATTTTGTTTATTATGGCGTGGAACGGCTTTGTGTCCACCGCGTCCCAGGCGTCGGGTCCAAAGGTTGTGACCAGGGTTACCAGGATATTCAGCGCTTCGTCTGTCTGAAAGCTCTTCTCCGCGTAGATTTCGCACATCTTTGGTATCGCCTTCTGCTGCAGCAGCGCCTTCTGACCTGGTGGATATTGGGCGATGCTCTGTAAGCAGGCGTAAGCCTCGCTCACAATGATCAGCGTGTCGTCGGGAGCGTCGTCGTCAGCTTTGGAGACGATCTCCAACAGTGCTGGAACGTGTCCCACCATGTCAGGGTGTGAGGCAAGCTCCTCGTCCCCGCAGAAAGCAGACAAAATCGACAGCGCGACCGACTTGTAGACCTGGGGCGGACAGTCGACGGGAACATTGTCGCTAGACAAAAGCTTGCGCATAAACTTAGCCCCGATCGCTTCGAACAACAGCTTCTTTGCCGCCGGGGTGCAGTCCTTTCCGTCGACTAGTTTAGTCACCATAAACAGCGCGGCAAACTTCTCGGAGTCGTTGCTAACCATCTTCAAGATGGCCACGCACTTCTTAACGCTCTCTGGTATGCTCATCTTGTCGATCAAACCTCTTAGCGTTTTGTTCAAAGCGTTATCTGCTCGTAATACAGGGCAATGCCCATGggttgatgaaaattaaaagagAAAGCGATCGCTGTCTCGTCTCTAGGTTTCGTCGCTCCGGGCTGTGTCTCAGATGTAACGGAGGCTGGTGAGAGAGCGTAAACAGAGCCAAGAAACTTAGTTTGAGAGTGTCACTGATCGACGACCACCACAGAGGCGCCTCGTCATGCACATTTCACGACACGCGACGAGTTCACAGAATTCTTTTTACTGTCTTCAGCACAGCACTTTTAAACTCCTAGAAGAGTAGATATAAATACAAGGAGATGCGTTGATTATAACCTTGAATTTTGGAGCGGTGACGGCGACGAACCGGCGAGCTTCAGATCCAGTGGACAAATCGAATGCCCGAAAGGCAACTAGAGTTTTTCGAGACGAGAGAAGCTGCGAGTTATAGCAAACGGGAGGAGGAAAGTCGCTATAAATAAACGGGATAGAAACGGCTATATCGGGATATTCCGTATCACGTTACCAGGAGGTTATTTTTAACCAAGACGCGAGTATCGTTCAACGATTCGCACCGCGTGCTCTAAGCGCCGAATGAAACGGGCGGTCTGCAGCAGAGCTTTTGACGGTAACATTGATGAAATCACATTCGGtgtcgtttatttttattattactgtttGTCTCAGGGCCTCCGTTTTAGACTTTCCCAACACGCGTTAAACTCTCGAGTTGATCCTTCTACACGTGAAGTCATCGTCGCGTCGTCTGCTGTCAAtttaggggggggggggggataaaataataattatgttgGTAGCAGTGACTTGACTTTTCCCAACTTTTCCGCATCAGCTGTTATACCGAAATCACAGAGAATAATTGAATGATACATAACCATtattgatattaaatttttgtaaatcacGAATTCAATACCTATATTAAACGTTCGTTCCTCAGTAAAATAGCTCAAATCTAGAAGGCCATTTACGTTATAACATGTAATCGTTGTTCAAATAGTTTCGTCGATAGATTGACATTATTCGACCACACGATGATAACGtctgcatttttttattcagctcACAGAAATAATACCTGCATAACTCTTAAATGACGAATAAATCTTTTTAAATCAGAAGTATTGGATATCGGTTTAATATTAAAAGGTTACACATCAAACTGACAAGTAATTGCCGGGATAATGCATAAGACGGATGTGTCTAGAATGTGTAGAATAAGCTTTCATAGGTCAAGTTGAGCAGAGTTCGTACGCTTTTTCGAATCTAAAATTCCCCGACTTTTCTAAGCGTTTCAGCCTGGAAATAGGATTTATCCAGTAACCTTCAAAGAAATATGCCGcgcatttttttacacattaatACTAATATCTTCGATATTACTTAGTAACTAACTTACTATCAATTTATAAACGACAGCCTGCGATTttccgtaagaaaaaaatcgaaagaatgTTTGGTATTAAGTAATATACATAGAATGTATGAAGTGGTgcgat
This region of Neodiprion fabricii isolate iyNeoFabr1 chromosome 7, iyNeoFabr1.1, whole genome shotgun sequence genomic DNA includes:
- the LOC124186607 gene encoding N-acylneuraminate-9-phosphatase → MADLGRKNSTTTTTAAATAITTVLFDLDNTLIETRKGDSLACRKLSEELTQEYGVPQELSSKVTTGYLKQFRKCPDNPKYSLDAWRISLWSKALGESYSYLNKAVYERWLELRYHYLALTGDTVSMLLQLRKKYLIGLITNGPSNAQWEKIQKLSLNQYFDLILVSGDLPWEKPDPRIFEEACQCLKVTPAECIMVGDKLETDIQGGIEAGLGGTVWIPTTEKPRLCAGDPKPDVTIKHATDIYSVLNRGPGAPELEDSSSNASDGS
- the LOC124186603 gene encoding neurochondrin homolog, whose protein sequence is MSIPESVKKCVAILKMVSNDSEKFAALFMVTKLVDGKDCTPAAKKLLFEAIGAKFMRKLLSSDNVPVDCPPQVYKSVALSILSAFCGDEELASHPDMVGHVPALLEIVSKADDDAPDDTLIIVSEAYACLQSIAQYPPGQKALLQQKAIPKMCEIYAEKSFQTDEALNILVTLVTTFGPDAWDAVDTKPFHAIINKIALDFETDHTERKFEVCTILQALLSSCRQNAIEETSKEESWPGSIHKALNDILGSRIGKNQRDPALKLAAVMLELLGVEWALSDEEKPKVFFLLLVQLSSIEVRMQLEGKQLKAVVGNADLITACFTILEISLAYITSDQLDLEQKEKQSLYTALKGAFAAVIGLLTAVSKMKDFTGIKERLFVCAMVRVLAAWLAQETSAMRPQVYSVLPYVLTVANDTFYAHRNRKMSEKSKAAAKPEEGNSSGEPVVHDPLSQVDVLRLLLPALCYLAVEEEARKILLKHKQEEVLFECLSYHWTIVYYKKPPVPRSERLKALKEPEKELAPALLSEMKDSRAAMVSVCNVLMNITVLEAKMVEESPTFISLLKFIFNNLPELKQIPENLVLHGHLAILGLLLLKQQAKRVKKNDFSICRYIQATIRFLWDAYTVDESNDPTELVVAISYKEHWMEMMELWFLGMQTMAGVLQLVPWLSEFAIESGWAEGIIETLKKVKVGGLPPNVKSAYEDLLCHLVTADESVAAVLKKCGALTVCRSHRMMELGKHLFGD